gtccattctcggACCACTTctattcaacatctatatgctacCCCTAGCCCAGATTATGGAACATCACAACATCTCCTATCATACGTATGCCGATGACACACAACTCTATATCTCAGTGTCATCACATGACTACAGTCCCTTACTCTCATTGAGTAACTGTATTCATCAAATCAATgactggatgtgccagaattttctccaGGTAAatccagaaaagacagaggtgTTAATTTTTGGCCCTAAAAATGAAAGGGCAAAGATCAGCGCTCACCTTGGCTCTATGTCATTGacagctacaaatcaagccagaaatcttggtgttattattgactcagacctgaacttcaacagccatttaaagtttattactgAATCTGCCTATTACCACCTGAAAAACATAGCTAGAATTAAGgggtttctgtctaaacaagacatggaaaaatgtattcatgcattcatttttagtaggttggattattgcaatggcatatttacaggccttaacaaaaaatcaatcagacagctgcagctgattcagaacgcTGCCGCCAGAGTCCTTACAAACGCCAGGAAACTGGACCATATTACTCCGGTCATTAAAtcgctacactggcttcctgtcagtcaaagaatagattttaaaatcttactgctggtctacaaaGCCCTGAATGGTCTCGGACCAAAATACATGCTTGATCTACTGGTTCCCtacgaagcatccagaccccttaggtcatctggaactggtttgttgtgtgttccaagaacaagaaccaagcaaggtgaggcagcattcagttattatgctcctcacctgtggaacaaacttcctgtagatctgaggtctgctcaaactgtcagctcctttaaatcagggctaaaaacactattgtttactgaagcgtactcttagattaaatacttacctgctgtattctactgcccgtactttttaactacacactgctgatttatgccttttattattttacttcttACTGTTCTTAGATGCAgtgtattgagcctgtttttattttatgttactgtattttattatcactatcattctcatttatttatttattttatgttactgtattttattatcactatcattctcaatttctatttccctttttaattgactgtttttattgttttaaattgtgtcttgttgcttttaatgtctctgtaaagcactttgaattaccttgtgttgaattgtgctatacaaataaacttgccttgccttgctttGCCTTTAAGAGATTTAGTGATTAGTTTACAGCTTCATAGAAGCAAATATAATAATGGCACTGGCAACTCCCACTTGTGCAATTGCCATCCAATTATCCAATGAGAATGGGTCACCTGTTGTAGGCTGACTATATATGCATGTGCCCTTTTGTCTTTGCTCTCTCTGACTCTAATGAAGACACAGTGGTGTTGAAATGTTAGTCTGTTTGCACTAAATTAGGGTGTATATTGGTTTTCTGTTCTTAGGCTGAGAGGCACCTGATTTAGCCACTTGCTGTAAAAAAGCGCAGAGAACCCAGTGTCAACTGGGCAggttatatttgtttgttttgacctACAGAGCTCAGTGAATAACAAGAACTGTATCAATGTGCAAAAGGGTTCAAAtgaaagtgaaccaaaacacaaaaactatagaaaaaaatgtgactATGATTAGGGAAAGCAATGCAGAGAAACAGCTTGCTTCCTGTTTAGTATTGTATCCCCATCAACAGTGTGTGGATACAAAATTTTAGCAAGAATGGACCTCTTCCACTGCAGATATTTCGACATGTCGtagcaggaaaaacacaggtgtaagTAATTACATTAATTCATgatggctgcattccatttGTGTGTGCCAGTTCCAAGGCACTGACATtatgcatgctggctcactccATGGCTTACTGGAACACAATTAGAACAGGGCCATCATTATATCATTGATCACACCTGTTTTCTCTGCTGgtgaagtcaaaatgtctgccatgGAAAAAGGCTCTATTGACAATTTCAAAAGGGCTGGATTAACTTCATGCAAGaatcaaaaatgtattaaattttaGAGCAGTGGTCAAATTGATCCGATTGTGCTctttggcgggtgtagtttggtagaaaaaaaatagttcctacattaaaGTGCTAACAACAATCccgaggcctgtactacgaagcagatttggagttagcgaggtaacttcggGGATAACTCAGCACTACGAAGCTGGTTCTCTCTTTAGTGGGATAAATCACTGTGGCAACTTCTGCTGAACAGttaacctgctccggagcaggttaacttcagggTATCAGATCACAACCTGTCAACATCCTGAAATCTGACCAATTAGATCACTGAggaaaaaagtatccatgaatgaAAGTCTGAGGTGACAGGCAAAAAAGAGGAGCCTATATGCTTTTAtaggtcagtagaatcatttAATATTACCAGGGTTctttttccactggttttaaaacagtgcTTCTAACAAATGGAGAGATCCtttacaacactaaacacatgattttagcaggaTTTGAAATTACACAAAGTTTACTTCAGTCCGCAGTGACAGTGCTGCtacttttacactctgattccatcactacagctcaaaataacatgagacacctgtgtgatgagaactgggataaaacaagtattttattagtaaaataatccacagatttTATTGGCTCCCTTTATTATAAATGCCACATTTTGTTCAGATAGACCTCATTagtcattaactacttttccACCCTTTACTTCAGCTGCATAAACAgtctggtgttactttaaagtgttttatgtgacatattcagtagtagtagtattattactataactaaactaaacataGGCCCATAGTGATAGCGATAGTAATACCTGCACGTAATTTAAGCCTCAGATGGTTAATTTTTGGATGTTGCTTTCAATGTTTCTAGATCTTCTGTATTATGGTTTGTCTTTTACATCCCACATTACTGTCTTGTCAACAACACACTTTCACTACCGTTTCATCATATATCATATGAAGCAgccattcatggttctgatgatgacGCTTGCAATGAACAGCCCCGCCCCTTTAACATGAAAGCGCTCGTGgttggataggaaaacccagagtcgactgaactagttgataacaAGCTTTGCAGTACCTGTTATCCTGACAGCCAATGTTAGGGTTGGTCAAGCCAGATAGCgagaagatatcctgggtaagtagAACTGGCTTTGTATTACAGGCCTCTGTTCCTGATAACCACTGACTGGGTTAAGTAGCAAACAACATCTGATCGTACACATGACATTCAGTGGGGCATGTTTGCACAGCTGGAAAACCTTGATTTTGCTGATGTTGAACACATGGCCACCTCCATACAGAGACTGACAGACTCTCAAGCTTTGCCAAGAAAAGTGGCCTCCACCACAACAAGAGGAAGACCAAAATGATGGGGGTAAATGCACCAGTTCACCCACAGACTACCATCAATGTTGAGGCTTTGGAGGAACGTTGAGGTCTTCACATAACTTGGTAGCCTAATAAGTAGTGACAATGGCGCTCAAAAGGACATCAAAGCCTGGCTCAACAAAGCAAGAGGTGCTTACAGTTGGCTCTGTAACGTCTGGAAGTCCAAACAGTAtagcatcaaaacaaagatCGGGCTATATATCAGCAATGGTAAATCAGTGGTCCTTTATGGTTCCAAGTGCTGGAGAGTAGTGCAAAAAGACACCAAGTCAATGGCTTCCACAACAACTGCCTCATATATTAATGATATTTGGAAGACGCACTGTTGCttcatggtcacaaaatgtgactaaatagtcAAGGTCTGGGGCTCTGCAGATACATATCACATGTTCTGTTTGCTCACATTATTGCTTTAACTCAAGTTAAACTGTTACCACTGCGCCTAAACGTGGGATTGATTCACTGTAAACTGGAAATAAACTATCAACTCTCTAGTCCATTTATCaataatatttgcaagttgcagtggtgctccatggttgcaaaatgtgactaaatattCACGATCTGGGGCCATACAgataagaaaaacacaactgctCACACACTATCGCTCAGGAGAAAGTGATCTGGATGGGCAGGAAAGTGTGCGAGAAAAACGACGAAATGTGACAAGTTATACTGTTGGCAATAGAGTCATTTTGTACATCCCACGAGAAACAAGCTGCAATACGTCTAGTATAGTCAATATATCACCCACCATTACTACCAAGAGGTAAATTCTAGGCCAAAAGTTCCACCAGTGGTGGTGCTCCACAGAATGTTGTAATGACTGCAATCAAGGAAATTAACACTTCCAGACTAGATAGACGACGTACAAAAGAGATACTGCATGATTTTTCTCATCTATTTTATTGTTCCACATACATTCATCATCAGTTACAGAATCATTGTAAAACAGGCACACAAACATGTGTGAAGTCTAATATATAGGCCAAAGGAGCTGTCTGTCAACACAAACATAAGCTAAAGTCATGTAACATACTATTGGAATGATATAGTGTTTATCAAGTTACATGTAAAAGGTAGCAAAGAAAGTGAGAGAGCGTTGGCTTTATACCATGATAGTGTTCAAGTTCTAAAACACAGctggcattttaaaatgtaaaatgtttctATAAAATCTTCTGGACTGGGTTTGAAAACTGTGTTCAGTCTTTAATATGATGCATCATATAGGCCATATCACTCTGGATTAAGTTACAGTACAATCCATCACAGAATATGCAGAAATAACTAATCATCGTCTTTTTCCCCAAAACTAACCAGATCTGTGTAGGAACTACCTGCaatgttttaaactttaaacacattaaaaacataacaagtcctccaacccaTTAGACCACAGAGGTCATATTCCTACCAGCTAAATATGACCCATAGGAGCATTTCCTAAATTAGCGCACCTACTAATTGGGTGTGAGAGAAAAAAGGTGTGATAAAGGGTTATTATACTTGATTATCACAATATTATGTGATACTATATCAATCTATAAAAACACTCGATTTTTAATAATTGGTTTACACACAAAGACTTGTGGCAGTGGttcattttctgttgtgtttaaaACCCCAAACTAGATAGCAGGGTAGTAAACACGCCAAGACAACAACATATTGTTAGCATGTTACAGGGACTGTTATGAATACAAATGCAATCCCACTGCTCATATTAATGTAAAAGGTGCTATGGTGGTATGTTCTTTATACTTTGACAGTTTTCCTAAAATTAGATTTAAAGAATCGCAATCTGTCACCTTGCCTACAGTATCACAATACATTCATAACCCTCATAACCCTGCGACACGATACATATTATGGGCCGATACCAAACAAGTGGTTTACTTTATGAAACTGTCACAGTTCCACCAAAACAACAGTTAGGTTAGTAACACAATATTATATTTATTCTTTGGACAATAATACGGTATTTGTttatatcacaaagtctgccatgatacgattttgattcgaTTCAATCAATTTAGGGGCCTATGATCAATATGAAacattatcaataaaaatcctcactgtctttttcttggctgcttgctgTTATCTGCCTGGCGCTAGACGGCTAGCACTGACTGAATGCTTAGGAAGGAGGTGTGTTTGGTTGGAAATGGTGACGCAGGTGTCCCATGGGGATTTCAAGACGTTTCGTAAAGATAACAATATGTATTGATGTTCTCAGTTTACGTGTCATGAAGGTCACTTTACATGACATTCTACAACATACTACGTTATACTGTGAAAATAACTCAAACATTACTTTTGGTTTTACCTAGGGCACAAAGTCTCCTGGAtggaagtcctgtgtttgtttgacccatccaccgcccctcGCTCACACCCTCCGTGAACTTTGTTGCCTGATTTCTTCCTTTGCTCCTATAATAATTATGACTGCCACTAGAGGTCCTGCCTAACAATAAACATTAATATGGGTTGGAATTTCTCCTTGTGCAAACAACCTATGTAGTGGTATTTTGGAGGAGGACAGTCTCAAAACAAAGCATATATAATGTAGTGTGTGCACTTTGAAAGAAGAAAAGTGTGTGTACAATAGAAATGGCACTCTCAGTAAGTATACATTCAGTATTCACAAATAAGGCAGGTATGTCTTGAGTTACAGGCTTTGGCATTAAGACATGTCATGATGTGTAGTCCTCTGCAGCggaatgaaaaaataatgtaaaaaggCTTTTCAAGCCTCACAGAAGATAGAGATCCCAATGACACCCCAACATTCGCATGTTTGGCTAATGACATTCATGTGTGTACAAGGCAACATACTAGTATGAAGAAATATCCCATATAAGGAATGCAAATTCCTTGTGTCAACTCTTTTCACAGTACTGACAAGATTATTGATGATTTATGGAAGGCAGTTCAGTGGTCATTAAGTGTAGGGTGTCAGAATTAAAGCCCCTGTTTCTGGAAGCCTCTGCCCTGCTGTAGCATCCCTGAATAAGGCACCAAATCCCTTTGAGCTCCTGGTAATAACGACCCTCATGTTTGACCTCCCTGTGAACAGGGAAAAACAAAGTCTCCTCTTGTGGATGGAAGGATGTCAACATATTATCACTGTCATATACTGCAGTATAGTTCATCCGCTCAATCAGAAAGAGACTGCAGGGCCTGGGTACGGTTCCCCACCACACCAGAAGTCCTCTGGCTGAGGGATTTCTAGCAGCCATGTCTCCTCTTCTTTGTCCTTTTCCTCTCCCTGCTGCTCCTTGTTGGTCTTTCCATCTGTTTCCCCCTCAGCCACAGTTTGCAGGACTTTGTAATAGTGACAGTCACGCCCGTCATCTGGATTGTATGGAGGTGCCAGGATATCGAGGAACGCAGCTGGCCCCTCCACTGCGTCAATCTGGTGAAGGTTATCCCGTAGAGGAGTAAGGAGGCATGGCCCGCTGGTCTCTGAGTATTCAGAGACTGAGCGGAGTACAGAGCGCCGCAGGGAAGCCATCTGGCATGGAGCCAATGGAGGCTCAAAATGGGGTGGCACGGTGCTGACGGTCAGGTTATCCTCCAGCTTGTCAAAACAGCGGACACTCACCTTCCCATAGAGAACCTGAACAAGAGACAAGATACAGTCAGAAGATAATCCTACCGCTAACACCATAAATGACAAAGCACTGACTTGTACAGGTGACTATTATAAaacactgttatgtaaagtaAGGTCTTACTGTCATCATTAGAAAAAAATCTCCTCTCACTATACATAGATCACCTTTGATTCTCATATTAAGAACAGGAGGTGCATGATTAAAGGTTTCActtgattttaaaatgattatATCACTCTGTTCTTGGATTTAA
The nucleotide sequence above comes from Epinephelus lanceolatus isolate andai-2023 chromosome 21, ASM4190304v1, whole genome shotgun sequence. Encoded proteins:
- the adoa gene encoding 2-aminoethanethiol (cysteamine) dioxygenase a, whose protein sequence is MPRDNKTPLIQKIAKQAHITFKGLKSSANGDNKLVADQQSELISLVTAVRAADLKIAPRKTKPSSGTAGLQSPPVAYMHICETEVFSIGVFLLRTGASIPLHDHPGMNGMLKVLYGKVSVRCFDKLEDNLTVSTVPPHFEPPLAPCQMASLRRSVLRSVSEYSETSGPCLLTPLRDNLHQIDAVEGPAAFLDILAPPYNPDDGRDCHYYKVLQTVAEGETDGKTNKEQQGEEKDKEEETWLLEIPQPEDFWCGGEPYPGPAVSF